Proteins encoded within one genomic window of Actinoplanes octamycinicus:
- the tkt gene encoding transketolase, with protein sequence MGATDPALNWSDLDRKAVDTVRVLAMDAVEKAGNGHPGTAMSLAPAAYLLFNRVMRHDPTDPHWAGRDRFVLSCGHSSLTLYIQLFLSGYGLSLDDLKSLRQWDSLTPGHPEFGHTPGVEITTGPLGQGIGNAVGMAMAARRERGLFDPDTAAGQSPFDHHVYSIASDGDIEEGVSHESSAIASVQKLGNLTVIYDDNQISIEDDTRIAKSEDVGARYEAYGWHVQTVDWSGSDPYVEDVEALWAAIQAAKAVTDKPSFIVLKTVIGWPAPKKQNTGKIHGSALGKDEITATKALLGFTDEPFAIDDEVVKHTQQAVERGKAAHAEWQKAFDAWAAGNAEGKKLFDRLAAKQLPDGWAAALPEFPADEKGLATRAASGKILEALAPVLPELWGGSADLAESNNTTMKGEPSFIPAEYATKEFPGHEYGRTLHFGIREHGMGSILNGIAVHGGTRPYGGTFLVFSDYMRGAVRLSALMKLPVVFVWTHDSIGLGEDGPTHQPIETLTALRAIVGLDVVRPADANETAFAWRGALEHHDRPTALALSRQNLPTLDRSKYASAEGTLKGGYILSEASTGTPQVILIASGSEVAIALTAQERLEAQGTPTRVVSMPCQEWFFQQETAYQQQVLPHGVKARVSVEAGIRMSWDRIIGDAGEAVSIEHYGASAPAKILFEQFGFTADNVVAKANASLAKVGEITGHKTGN encoded by the coding sequence GTGGGTGCCACAGATCCTGCTCTCAATTGGTCCGACCTCGACCGCAAGGCGGTCGACACAGTGCGGGTGCTGGCCATGGATGCCGTCGAGAAGGCCGGCAACGGCCACCCCGGCACGGCCATGAGCCTGGCTCCGGCCGCCTACCTGCTGTTCAACCGCGTCATGCGGCACGACCCGACCGACCCGCACTGGGCGGGCCGCGACCGGTTCGTGCTGTCCTGCGGTCACTCCAGCCTCACCCTCTACATTCAGCTCTTCCTCAGCGGTTACGGACTGTCGCTGGACGACCTGAAGTCGCTGCGCCAGTGGGACTCGCTCACCCCGGGCCACCCCGAGTTCGGGCACACGCCGGGCGTCGAGATCACCACCGGCCCGCTGGGCCAGGGCATCGGCAACGCGGTCGGCATGGCGATGGCGGCCCGCCGCGAGCGCGGCCTGTTCGACCCGGACACCGCGGCCGGCCAGTCGCCGTTCGACCACCACGTCTACTCGATCGCCTCGGACGGTGACATCGAGGAGGGCGTCAGCCACGAGTCGAGTGCGATCGCCTCGGTGCAGAAGCTCGGCAACCTCACGGTGATCTACGACGACAACCAGATCTCCATCGAGGACGACACCCGGATCGCCAAGTCCGAGGACGTCGGCGCCCGCTACGAGGCGTACGGCTGGCACGTCCAGACCGTCGACTGGAGCGGCTCGGACCCGTACGTGGAGGACGTCGAGGCGCTCTGGGCGGCGATCCAGGCCGCCAAGGCGGTCACCGACAAGCCGTCGTTCATCGTCCTCAAGACGGTGATCGGCTGGCCGGCGCCGAAGAAGCAGAACACCGGCAAGATCCACGGCTCGGCGCTGGGCAAGGACGAGATCACCGCCACCAAGGCGCTGCTCGGCTTCACCGACGAGCCGTTCGCGATCGACGACGAGGTGGTCAAGCACACCCAGCAGGCGGTCGAGCGCGGCAAGGCGGCGCACGCCGAGTGGCAGAAGGCGTTCGACGCCTGGGCCGCCGGCAACGCCGAGGGCAAGAAGCTGTTCGACCGGCTCGCCGCCAAGCAGCTGCCGGACGGCTGGGCCGCCGCGCTGCCCGAGTTCCCGGCCGACGAGAAGGGCCTGGCCACCCGCGCCGCGTCCGGCAAGATCCTGGAGGCGCTCGCCCCGGTCCTGCCCGAGCTGTGGGGCGGTTCCGCCGACCTGGCGGAGAGCAACAACACCACGATGAAGGGCGAGCCGTCGTTCATCCCGGCGGAGTACGCCACCAAGGAGTTCCCCGGCCACGAGTACGGGCGCACCCTGCACTTCGGCATCCGTGAGCACGGCATGGGCTCGATCCTCAACGGCATCGCGGTGCACGGCGGCACCCGGCCGTACGGTGGCACCTTCCTGGTCTTCAGCGACTACATGCGCGGCGCCGTCCGGCTCTCCGCGCTGATGAAGCTGCCGGTCGTCTTCGTGTGGACGCACGACTCGATCGGTCTCGGCGAGGACGGCCCGACCCACCAGCCGATCGAGACGCTGACCGCGCTGCGCGCCATCGTCGGCCTCGACGTGGTCCGCCCGGCCGACGCCAACGAGACCGCGTTCGCCTGGCGCGGCGCCCTGGAGCACCACGACCGCCCGACCGCGCTGGCGCTGTCCCGGCAGAACCTGCCGACCCTCGACCGCTCGAAGTACGCGTCGGCCGAGGGCACCCTCAAGGGCGGCTACATCCTGTCCGAGGCGTCCACCGGCACCCCGCAGGTGATCCTGATCGCCAGCGGCTCCGAGGTGGCCATCGCGCTCACCGCGCAGGAGCGCCTGGAGGCCCAGGGCACCCCCACCCGGGTGGTCTCGATGCCCTGCCAGGAGTGGTTCTTCCAGCAGGAGACCGCGTACCAGCAGCAGGTCCTGCCGCACGGGGTGAAGGCCCGCGTCTCGGTGGAGGCCGGCATCCGGATGAGCTGGGACCGGATCATCGGCGACGCCGGCGAGGCGGTCAGCATCGAGCACTACGGTGCCAGCGCCCCGGCGAAGATCCTCTTCGAGCAGTTCGGTTTCACCGCTGACAACGTCGTTGCGAAGGCCAACGCCTCCCTGGCGAAGGTCGGCGAGATCACCGGTCACAAGACCGGCAACTGA
- the tal gene encoding transaldolase: MTDRLAELSAQGVAVWLDDLSRVRLTSGSLDKMRREQHMVGVTTNPSIFQKALSDADAYDEQVRDLAAQRVTVEEAVRLMTAADVRAAADVLRPAYDASNGVDGRVSIEVDPRKAHETESTVAEAKTLWWLVDRPNLFIKIPATLAGLPAITQTLAAGISVNVTLIFSLERYRAVMDAFLAGLEQAKANGHDLSKIGSVASFFVSRVDTEVDKRLDKIGSDQAKALKGKAAIANARLAYEAYEEVFGSERWKSLAAAGAHPQRPLWASTSTKNPDFPDTIYVEELIAPGTVNTMPESVIVAFADHGTTKPGSITNNYADAKQVFADLAAVGVDFDDVVKVLEEEGVEKFEASWKELLEHVEKSLKTGEGA, from the coding sequence ATGACCGACAGACTGGCAGAGCTGTCCGCCCAGGGTGTGGCGGTCTGGCTCGACGACCTCTCCCGGGTGCGGCTGACCAGCGGCTCGCTCGACAAGATGCGCCGTGAGCAGCACATGGTCGGGGTCACCACGAACCCGAGCATCTTCCAGAAGGCGCTCTCCGACGCGGACGCCTACGACGAGCAGGTCCGCGACCTGGCCGCGCAGCGGGTGACGGTCGAGGAGGCGGTCCGGCTGATGACCGCCGCCGACGTGCGCGCCGCGGCCGACGTGCTGCGCCCGGCGTACGACGCCTCGAACGGCGTGGACGGCCGGGTCTCGATCGAGGTCGACCCGCGCAAGGCGCACGAGACCGAGTCCACCGTCGCCGAGGCGAAGACGCTGTGGTGGCTGGTCGACCGGCCGAACCTGTTCATCAAGATCCCGGCGACGCTGGCCGGCCTGCCGGCGATCACGCAGACCCTGGCGGCCGGGATCAGCGTGAACGTGACGCTGATCTTCTCGCTGGAGCGCTACCGCGCGGTGATGGACGCGTTCCTGGCCGGTCTGGAGCAGGCGAAGGCGAACGGCCACGACCTGTCCAAGATCGGCTCGGTGGCGTCGTTCTTCGTCTCCCGGGTGGACACCGAGGTGGACAAGCGGCTCGACAAGATCGGCAGCGACCAGGCCAAGGCGCTCAAGGGCAAGGCCGCGATCGCCAACGCCCGGCTGGCCTACGAGGCGTACGAGGAGGTCTTCGGGTCGGAGCGGTGGAAGTCGCTGGCCGCCGCCGGGGCGCACCCGCAGCGGCCGCTGTGGGCCTCCACGTCCACCAAGAACCCGGACTTCCCCGACACGATCTACGTCGAGGAGCTGATCGCGCCCGGCACGGTGAACACCATGCCGGAGTCGGTGATCGTGGCGTTCGCCGACCACGGCACCACCAAGCCGGGCAGCATCACGAACAACTACGCCGACGCCAAGCAGGTCTTCGCCGACCTGGCGGCGGTCGGCGTCGACTTCGACGACGTCGTCAAGGTCCTCGAGGAGGAGGGCGTCGAGAAGTTCGAGGCGAGCTGGAAAGAGCTGCTCGAGCACGTCGAGAAGTCGCTGAAGACCGGCGAAGGCGCCTGA